One part of the Streptomyces ferrugineus genome encodes these proteins:
- a CDS encoding amidohydrolase family protein, giving the protein MDTETTFPLIISVDDHTVEPPTVWQDRLPKKYLDTGPRIVRAPLKEMSFLGGRFKPVMGRPGDEGPLGDWWVYEDLHRPLTRLDTAVGYSRDEIRLEVITYEQMRPGSYDVPARLADMDVNHVQSALCFPTFPRFCGQTFTEAADHELGLLGVRAYNDWMVEEWCGPAAEGRLIPLTLIPLWDAELAAAEVRRNAARGVRAVAFSEIPPHLGLPSVHTDDWDPFLAACDETGTVVAMHIGSSSRMPSTSADAPPAVGSTITFANCCFSMVDWLMSGKFERFPNLKVMYAEGQIGWIPYILERADVVWEENRGWGGVADKVHRPPSELFADHVYGCFFDDAFGLRNLDSIGVGNVLYETDYPHSDSTWPKSREVGEAQMGHLDPEVVERIVRGNAIELLGLTPDGRWDGAAR; this is encoded by the coding sequence ATGGACACCGAGACGACGTTTCCGCTGATCATCTCCGTCGACGACCACACGGTGGAGCCGCCGACGGTGTGGCAGGACCGGCTTCCGAAGAAGTACCTCGACACCGGTCCGCGCATAGTCCGCGCGCCGCTGAAGGAAATGAGCTTCCTCGGCGGCCGGTTCAAGCCCGTCATGGGCCGCCCCGGCGACGAGGGGCCGCTCGGCGACTGGTGGGTGTACGAGGACCTGCACCGCCCGCTGACCCGTCTCGACACCGCCGTCGGCTACAGCAGGGACGAGATCAGGCTCGAGGTCATCACGTACGAGCAGATGCGCCCGGGGTCGTACGACGTCCCCGCCCGCCTCGCCGACATGGACGTCAACCACGTCCAGTCCGCGCTCTGCTTCCCGACCTTCCCGCGCTTCTGCGGCCAGACCTTCACCGAGGCCGCGGACCACGAGCTGGGCCTGCTGGGCGTGCGGGCCTACAACGACTGGATGGTGGAGGAGTGGTGCGGGCCGGCGGCCGAAGGCCGGCTCATACCGCTCACCCTCATCCCCCTGTGGGACGCCGAGCTGGCGGCCGCCGAGGTCCGCCGCAACGCCGCCCGCGGCGTACGCGCCGTCGCCTTCTCCGAGATCCCCCCGCACCTCGGACTCCCCTCCGTCCACACCGACGACTGGGACCCCTTCCTCGCCGCCTGCGACGAGACCGGCACGGTCGTCGCCATGCACATCGGGTCGTCGAGCCGGATGCCCTCCACCTCCGCCGACGCCCCGCCCGCCGTCGGCTCCACCATCACCTTCGCCAACTGCTGCTTCTCGATGGTCGACTGGCTGATGAGCGGCAAGTTCGAGCGCTTCCCGAACCTCAAGGTCATGTACGCCGAAGGGCAGATCGGGTGGATCCCCTACATCCTCGAGCGCGCCGACGTGGTGTGGGAGGAGAACCGGGGCTGGGGCGGGGTCGCCGACAAGGTGCACCGGCCGCCGTCCGAGCTGTTCGCCGACCACGTCTACGGCTGCTTCTTCGACGACGCCTTCGGGCTGAGGAACCTGGACTCGATCGGCGTCGGGAACGTCCTCTACGAGACCGACTACCCCCACTCCGACTCCACCTGGCCGAAGTCCCGCGAGGTCGGCGAGGCCCAGATGGGCCATCTGGACCCGGAGGTCGTCGAGCGGATCGTGCGCGGCAACGCGATCGAACTGCTGGGGCTGACCCCGGACGGCCGCTGGGACGGCGCGGCGCGGTGA
- a CDS encoding glycosyltransferase family 2 protein, with amino-acid sequence MAVQHAQVAVVVIGYDDVAHVADAVRSALAQGPAVHEVIAVDDCSSDGSAELLKRMAADEPRLKVLRRPTNSGGCGTPRNDGLNAATSPYVMFLDSDDVLPLGAVDTLLDAAVRHDAPVAAGLCLRKELPSGRETPWQHELYAGRALVDHPARRVRLVRDTLSVNKLYRTDFLRGHGIRFPEGRFPYEDFVFTARVLAAAPSIALVPEPVYIWHVRRSAARLSISLDRANIANWQARIDADQLSYDILLGAGEKRLAQATRARFLDHSLRMYARELHLRGAEYRREWWTVTRAYLASFDEADFASGPAPGRVVARVVLASEEPCDLGRLKEFAARPARLNPPYARADDGSPIWSARLPQVELDHLLVRPAHLLPAAVDAALRPRVRGTVLRLRLHEMYGRMAQAGPEAVEAQFVERDDGRLGFSGTASLTAHPDSDTWSAEFPLDLAALGRGTWDLKLRLCFKDGTHREITAHAVAGAGLLSRRALPSLRHAVLLVQPYATHSGALAVRLAPGLSGVTDVVRRRLKRFFR; translated from the coding sequence ATGGCTGTCCAGCACGCTCAGGTCGCCGTCGTCGTCATCGGGTACGACGACGTCGCCCATGTGGCGGACGCGGTTCGGTCGGCGCTCGCGCAGGGGCCGGCCGTCCATGAGGTGATCGCGGTCGACGACTGCTCGTCGGACGGCAGCGCGGAGCTGCTGAAGCGGATGGCCGCCGACGAACCCCGCCTGAAGGTGCTCCGGCGCCCCACCAACAGCGGCGGCTGCGGCACCCCGCGCAACGACGGGCTGAACGCCGCGACCTCGCCCTATGTCATGTTCCTGGACAGCGACGACGTGCTCCCGCTCGGCGCCGTCGACACGCTGCTGGACGCGGCCGTGCGGCACGACGCGCCGGTCGCGGCCGGGCTGTGCCTGCGCAAGGAGCTGCCGTCCGGGCGCGAGACGCCGTGGCAGCACGAGCTGTACGCCGGGCGCGCACTGGTCGACCACCCCGCCCGGCGGGTACGCCTGGTGCGCGACACGCTCAGCGTCAACAAGCTCTACCGCACCGACTTCCTGCGCGGGCACGGCATCCGCTTCCCCGAGGGCCGCTTCCCCTACGAGGACTTCGTCTTCACCGCGCGCGTGCTGGCCGCCGCCCCGAGCATCGCGCTCGTCCCGGAGCCGGTGTACATCTGGCACGTACGCCGGTCGGCGGCCCGGCTGTCCATCTCCCTCGACCGCGCGAACATCGCCAACTGGCAGGCCCGGATCGACGCCGACCAGCTCTCGTACGACATCCTGCTGGGCGCCGGCGAGAAGCGGCTGGCGCAGGCGACGCGGGCCCGCTTCCTCGACCACTCGCTGCGGATGTACGCGCGCGAGCTGCATCTGCGCGGCGCGGAGTACCGGCGTGAGTGGTGGACCGTCACACGCGCGTACCTGGCCTCCTTCGACGAGGCCGACTTCGCGTCGGGGCCCGCGCCCGGCCGGGTCGTCGCCCGGGTGGTCCTCGCCTCCGAGGAGCCGTGCGACCTGGGCCGGCTCAAGGAGTTCGCGGCCCGCCCGGCCCGGCTGAACCCGCCGTACGCGCGCGCGGACGACGGCTCCCCGATCTGGTCGGCGCGGCTGCCCCAGGTAGAGCTGGACCACCTCCTGGTCCGCCCGGCGCACCTGCTGCCGGCCGCCGTCGACGCCGCACTGCGGCCACGCGTGCGCGGGACGGTGCTGCGGCTGCGCCTGCACGAGATGTACGGGCGGATGGCGCAGGCGGGACCGGAGGCCGTCGAGGCCCAGTTCGTGGAGCGGGACGACGGCCGGCTGGGATTCTCCGGTACGGCGTCCCTCACGGCCCACCCGGACTCCGACACCTGGTCCGCCGAGTTCCCGCTGGACCTGGCGGCGCTGGGCCGCGGCACCTGGGACCTGAAGCTCCGGCTGTGCTTCAAGGACGGCACCCACCGGGAGATCACCGCGCACGCCGTCGCGGGCGCCGGGCTGCTGAGCCGGCGCGCCCTGCCGAGCCTGCGGCACGCCGTGCTGCTGGTGCAGCCGTACGCCACCCACTCGGGGGCCCTCGCGGTGCGGCTCGCGCCCGGTCTGAGCGGGGTGACGGACGTCGTACGCCGTCGCCTGAAGCGCTTCTTCCGCTGA
- the galE gene encoding UDP-glucose 4-epimerase GalE — protein MTWLITGGAGYIGAHVVRAMLDAGERAVVYDDLSTGIAERVPDGVPLVVGSTLDGERLGRVIRDHGITGVVHLAAKKQVGESVELPLHYYRENVEGLRVLLEAVTAAQVRSFVFSSSAAVYGMPDVDLVTEETPCLPMSPYGETKLAGEWLVRATGRATGLSTASLRYFNVAGAATPELADTGVFNLVPMVFEKLTDNAPPRVFGADYPTPDGTCVRDYIHVVDLAEAHVATARRLSAVPGTDLTLNIGRGEGVSVREMIDRINTLTGHALPPEVVDRRPGDPARVVASADRIAAELGWKARYGVDDMISSAWAGWTSNHPVE, from the coding sequence ATGACCTGGCTGATCACCGGTGGCGCCGGCTACATCGGGGCGCACGTCGTGCGCGCGATGCTGGACGCGGGCGAACGAGCCGTCGTCTACGACGACTTGTCCACGGGGATCGCCGAGCGGGTACCCGACGGCGTACCGCTGGTCGTCGGCTCCACGCTGGACGGTGAGCGGCTCGGGCGCGTCATCCGGGACCACGGCATCACCGGCGTCGTCCACCTCGCGGCGAAGAAGCAGGTCGGCGAGTCCGTCGAGCTCCCCCTGCACTACTACCGGGAGAACGTCGAGGGCCTGCGCGTCCTCCTGGAGGCCGTGACGGCGGCGCAGGTGCGGTCCTTCGTCTTCTCGTCCTCGGCGGCGGTCTACGGCATGCCGGACGTCGACCTCGTCACGGAGGAGACGCCGTGCCTGCCGATGTCGCCGTACGGCGAGACCAAGCTGGCCGGCGAGTGGCTGGTCCGCGCCACCGGCCGGGCCACCGGTCTGTCCACGGCCTCGCTCCGCTACTTCAACGTGGCCGGCGCGGCCACCCCCGAACTCGCCGACACCGGCGTCTTCAACCTCGTCCCCATGGTCTTCGAGAAGCTGACGGACAACGCGCCCCCGCGCGTCTTCGGGGCCGACTACCCGACCCCCGACGGCACCTGCGTCCGCGACTACATCCACGTCGTCGACCTGGCGGAGGCCCACGTGGCGACCGCGCGGCGGCTGAGCGCGGTGCCGGGCACGGACCTCACCCTCAACATCGGGCGCGGGGAGGGCGTCTCGGTGCGCGAGATGATCGACCGGATCAACACGCTCACCGGCCACGCCCTGCCCCCCGAGGTCGTGGACCGGCGGCCGGGCGACCCCGCCAGGGTCGTCGCCTCGGCCGACCGCATCGCGGCGGAGCTGGGCTGGAAGGCGCGGTACGGGGTGGACGACATGATCTCGTCCGCCTGGGCGGGCTGGACCTCGAACCACCCCGTGGAGTGA
- a CDS encoding glycosyltransferase, translating to MGRDVFLVSNSVDELGGVTSWSHQLARLLTERGHRVHVIGITTPEDPHDLGELPYPTTRLYAGQPPAPGRARDASMREKATVLTGLFRAARPGGVVIVTQVWAMEWVNVADTGGLTVIGMSHESFETSKRSSRFRRVLKHYRNVDRMLALTREDADLWIGAGLNNASFMPNAVPWLPDEPSPRTERAVISIGRLSDEKGVDMLLDTWAEVAPRHPDWVLRIYGSGEDEEILRKHCTALGLDDSVQWKGRTGDVRGALRGGSVFALSSRGEGFPLALMEAMAMGVPCTAFDCAPGVHEIIQDGEDGLLARPGNTGELARKLDLLMSDPELRDRMGEAARRNIRRYGAEEIAGRWEALFGFLER from the coding sequence ATGGGGCGGGACGTCTTCCTGGTCTCCAACAGCGTGGACGAACTGGGCGGGGTGACCAGCTGGTCCCACCAGCTGGCCCGGCTCCTCACCGAGCGCGGCCACCGCGTCCACGTCATCGGCATCACCACCCCCGAGGACCCGCACGACCTCGGCGAACTCCCCTACCCCACGACCCGGCTGTACGCCGGCCAGCCGCCGGCCCCCGGCCGGGCGCGGGACGCGAGCATGCGGGAGAAGGCCACCGTACTGACCGGCCTCTTCCGCGCCGCGCGCCCCGGCGGCGTCGTCATCGTGACCCAGGTGTGGGCGATGGAGTGGGTGAACGTCGCCGACACCGGCGGGCTGACCGTCATCGGCATGAGCCACGAGTCCTTCGAGACCTCGAAGCGCTCCTCGCGCTTCCGGCGGGTCCTCAAGCACTACCGGAACGTCGACCGCATGCTCGCCCTCACCCGCGAGGACGCCGACCTGTGGATCGGCGCGGGCCTCAACAACGCTTCGTTCATGCCGAACGCCGTGCCCTGGCTGCCGGACGAGCCCTCGCCGCGCACCGAGAGGGCCGTCATCAGCATCGGCCGGCTCAGCGACGAGAAGGGCGTCGACATGCTCCTCGACACCTGGGCGGAGGTGGCACCCCGCCACCCCGACTGGGTCCTGCGGATCTACGGCTCCGGCGAGGACGAGGAGATCCTGCGCAAGCACTGCACCGCCCTGGGCCTCGACGACTCCGTGCAGTGGAAGGGCCGCACCGGCGATGTGCGGGGCGCGTTGCGGGGCGGCTCGGTGTTCGCGCTGTCCTCCCGGGGCGAGGGCTTCCCGCTCGCCCTCATGGAGGCCATGGCCATGGGCGTCCCCTGCACCGCCTTCGACTGCGCCCCCGGCGTCCACGAGATCATCCAGGACGGCGAGGACGGCCTCCTCGCCAGGCCCGGCAACACCGGCGAACTCGCCCGCAAGCTCGACCTGTTGATGTCGGACCCCGAGCTGCGGGACCGGATGGGCGAGGCGGCGAGGCGGAACATCCGCAGGTACGGGGCGGAGGAGATCGCGGGGCGGTGGGAGGCGCTGTTCGGCTTCCTGGAGAGGTAG